From Micromonas commoda chromosome 3, complete sequence, a single genomic window includes:
- a CDS encoding predicted protein has translation MATADRNLTFYTHSLCPYAHRVSLCLAEKAIPHKREHIDLSNKPRWYLDLNRRGLVPAIQLDGEVKTESLELNYFLDDVFEGAARLTPDGRKEEMQTLIDSFDGSFISAGLQFVGGGWGFRRGAPGPRQADRMAVECERIERIIEINGNGGPYLMGAEVTLADLALWPFAERYELAMREFQGVELREMGPSGSLSRWIDAMRSRPSVVGLRPDDNKLLASWRRTMRLDYFDYETADVDNP, from the coding sequence ATGGCAACTGCCGATCGGAACCTGACCTTCTACACGCACTCGCTTTGTCCCTACGCGCACAGGGTGAGCCTGTGTctggcggagaaggcgataCCTCATAAACGCGAGCATATCGACCTGTCAAATAAACCACGATGGTACCTGGACCTGAACCGACGTGGGCTGGTGCCGGCGATAcagctcgacggcgaggtcaaGACGGAGTCACTGGAGCTGAATTacttcctcgacgacgtgttTGAGGGAGCAGCGAGATTGACCCCGGATGGTAGAAAGGAAGAGATGCAAACGCTGATCGATTCATTCGATGGCTCATTTATCAGTGCGGGGCTTCagttcgtcggcggcggatggggaTTCAGGAGGGGCGCCCCGGGTCCTAGGCAAGCGGACAGGATGGCAGTGGAGTGTGAGAGAATCGAACGCATCATCGAAATCAACGGGAACGGTGGTCCATATCTGATGGGTGCCGAGGTCACTCTCGCGGACTTGGCGCTTTGGCCGTTCGCAGAGCGTTATGAGCTCGCCATGAGGGAGTTCCAGGGCGTGGAGCTGAGGGAAATGGGTCCGAGTGGCTCGCTAAGTCGATGGATTGACGCCATGAGATCTCGGCCGTCGGTTGTTGGACTCAGGCCAGACGATAACAAGCTGCTGGCGTCGTGGCGACGAACCATGCGGCTGGACTACTTCGATTACGAGACCGCGGATGTAGACAACCCGTAG
- a CDS encoding hypothetical protein (hypothetical protein), with translation MRAAAKTLAHAFTSSRWVAKRSQRVHNIVRATSSTTAPSPLLRRNPRERPADGPTYSFDLGSARVAQLRFLAFHGCGTRYTVLYRECDKVEEQPKGGVGRRGRNRAAKEVSDDIGFDAGELESTGEGDGPGWRVRLANSQEITLNALKEITPRDMALAALFDDDLGDARLYRRGEERWLASTAAPKWPEELLASLDERGVGVHGANAVTCVDGSYFLELMELSAFPTPVIFPHGAWRLPGVGPTVQGNFRNLASAAIGVDAIDALSAIVNNGAGPDAIGRLTGELPGRGRIQLGVDGGRAGVGSAHAAVTENEVTVTFAEGSLGLGFAPLDWERQFGAQVWDVDDDSAAAEAGVVPGMVFTHIRGESVDGWTFSEIDREFDGPRPLEVKFNTKVPGAERLYAVEMIAEEVTEALLRRKDPEMETFDFEEPGAVFEESTAAVIWREEPSTIFFGDAGSTTVVHHDIIGQVELCHVLSGSKLLAAAPWGKSSEELLRKAGARGLLSDGKDDGEAEEGVVLSAPVHRSLTSDEIALLKHDDLAVVLARPGDCVAFSSICAHFATNGANEPCAAVFHGILTPASTHVLASHPERLDPFSDEEIDEDGFDGHLTGRAVLEELIPAGKDVITDYSAVDKIDSAMAKESGEKGWRMNRKMRGKAGDAAVKRRFAEAVLNMDSARDVSKAPKMWTGTSRTVFYVEPVIK, from the coding sequence ATGAGGGCAGCCGCCAAGACGCTCGCACATGCATTTACTAGCTCGCGTTGGGTCGCCAAGCGCTCACAACGCGTGCACAACATAGTCCGGGCGACTTCATCGACGACCGCCCCTTCACCCCTTCTTCGTCGAAACCCACGCGAAAGACCAGCCGATGGACCTACATACAGCTTCGACCTCGGTTCTGCAAGGGTCGCGCAGCTCCGCTTCCTCGCTTTTCACGGCTGCGGTACGAGGTATACGGTGCTGTATCGCGAATGCGACAAAGTCGAGGAGCAACCGAAGGGTGGTGTCGGGCGAAGAGGGCGGAACCGTGCGGCGAAAGAGGTGAGCGACGACATCGGCTTTGACGCCGGTGAACTCGAGTCCACGGGAGAGGGAGATGGGCCGGGTTGGCGTGTGCGCCTCGCGAACTCGCAAGAAATCACTCTTAATGCGCTCAAGGAGATAACACCTCGAGATatggccctcgcggcgctcttcgATGACGACCTTGGCGATGCGCGTCTATACCGAAGAGGCGAGGAAAGATGGCTCGCATCGACGGCTGCACCAAAGTGGCCAGAAGAACTCCTCGCCTCcctggacgagcgcggcgtagGCGTGCACGGTGCTAACGCGGTGACATGCGTGGACGGGTCGTACTTCCTGGAGCTCATGGAGCTGAGCGCGTTCCCCACACCGGTGATTTTCCCCCACGGGGCATGGCGGCTCCCGGGTGTCGGTCCAACTGTCCAAGGCAACTTCCGAAACCTTGCCTCAGCCGCCATCGGAGTGGACGCGATAGACGCTCTCAGTGCGATCGTAAATAACGGTGCGGGACCCGACGCGATCGGTCGACTCACTGGCGAGCTGCCGGGCAGGGGACGCATCCAGCTTGGGGTAGATGGGGGAAGAGCAGGCGTTGGGTCTGCGCATGCCGCGGTTACGGAAAATGAGGTCACCGTGACATTCGCTGAGGGGTCCCTGGGTCTCGGCTTCGCTCCTTTGGACTGGGAGCGACAGTTTGGTGCGCAAGTGTGGGATGTCGATGATGATTCGGCCGCAGCGGAGGCTGGCGTGGTGCCTGGCATGGTGTTCACGCACATCCGAGGAGAAAGCGTGGATGGTTGGACATTCAGTGAGATCGACAGAGAATTTGACGGGCCGAGGCCGCTGGAAGTAAAGTTCAACACCAAAGTGCCCGGAGCGGAGAGGCTTTACGCGGTGGAGAtgatcgcggaggaggtgaccGAGGCGTTGTTACGGCGGAAAGATCCGGAGATGGAAACTTTCGATTTCGAGGAGCCTGGAGCTGTGTTTGAGGAATCGACCGCTGCCGTTATTTGGCGGGAGGAACCTTCCACGATATTTTTCGGTGACGCCGGGTCCACCACCGTGGTTCACCACGACATCATTGGTCAGGTCGAGCTCTGTCACGTGCTCTCGGGATCCAAACTTCTGGCTGCTGCACCATGGGGAAAATCGAGTGAGGAGCTGTTGCGCAAGGCAGGCGCACGGGGTTTGTTGTCAGATGGTAAAGACGATGGCGAAGCAGAGGAAGGCGTTGTTTTGAGCGCACCGGTGCATAGGTCTCTCACCTCTGATGAGATTGCGCTCTTGAAGCACGATGATCTCGCCGTGGTACTCGCAAGGCCGGGTGACTGCGTCGCTTTCTCATCCATTTGTGCGCACTTTGCGACAAACGGAGCAAACGAGCCTTGCGCAGCTGTCTTCCATGGCATCTTAACCCCAGCTTCTACGCacgtgctcgcgtcgcatccAGAGCGACTCGATCCTTTTTCAGACGAGGAGATTGACGAGGATGGCTTCGACGGGCACCTGACGGGTAGAGCCGTGCTTGAGGAGCTTATTCCAGCCGGCAAGGATGTCATCACCGATTATTCCGCGGTGGACAAGATTGACAGCGCGATGGCAAAGGAGAGCGGGGAGAAGGGATGGAGGATGAACCGAAAGATGCGGGGGAAGGCTGGTGATGCGGCGGTGAAGCGAAGGTTTGCCGAGGCTGTCCTGAACATGGATTCAGCTCGTGATGTGAGCAAAGCTCCAAAAATGTGGACCGGCACTTCCAGGACTGTCTTCTATGTAGAACCTGTTATCAAATAG
- the CNX1E gene encoding molybdenum cofactor biosynthesis protein CNX1E (the Arabidopsis thaliana cDNA cnx1 encodes a multifunctional two-domain protein homologous to a mammalian neuroprotein, the insect protein Cinnamon and three Escherichia coli proteins), with translation MISMNEAVDRVISRAHPLPQESVAFVDAVGRVVAEDFVAPRPHPPFAASVMDGYAVRSADCPGVMTLIGASRAGAPMRGSGNTSIQPGQCAYITTGAPLPPGADAVVPSEECRVDGGTVSIDANVDAGKWVRPVGFDIKAGETLVPAGSLVGAHEVGIVAAAGGGEICVHRKPKLALLSTGDELAEAGEVEPDASSGRIYDANRPMLAALAKTSGVDDVLDLGRAVDDPGALASLVARAHAEGCDVLVTSGGVSEGDRDYLKEVLLGEHGGGIEGEVHFGRVMMKPGKPLTFAEVQSKTDCGGNKMLVFALPGNPVSAAVTFHLVVVPTLRRMMGWRDPRLRRVHVVVSSDLKLDPERPEYHRATLDWQEHTRHLPAAHSTGKQVSSRLTSMRGAEVLMELPRGPGMVAKGTVVSALVIGNLSSASVQLPAISPEVVR, from the exons ATGATTAGCATGAACGAGGCGGTGGATAGGGTTATCAGCCGCGCTCATCCACTTCCCCAAGAATCTGTCGCGTtcgtcgatgccgtcggccgcgtcgtggcCGAGGATTTCGTCGCTCCTCGTCCGCACCCGCCGTTTGCCGCGTCAGTCATGGACGGGTACGCCGTGCGTAGTGCGGACTGCCCCGGCGTAATGACTCTCATAGGCGCGTCTCGGGCGGGTGCACCCATGCGAGGCTCCGGGAACACTTCCATCCAACCCGGACAGTGCGCGTACATCACCACCGGGGCACCGCTCCccccgggcgccgacgccgtggtcCCATCCGAGGAATGCCGAGTGGACGGCGGCACGGTCTCGATCGACGCTAATGTTGACGCCGGCAAGTGGGTTCGACCCGTCGGATTCGACATCAAGGCTGGGGAGACGCTGGTGCCCGCCGGATCGCTGGTGGGTGCGCACGAGGTTGGCATCgtagcggcggcgggcggcggtgagatTTGCGTCCACCGGAAACCgaagctcgcgctgctctccaccggcgacgagctcgcggaggctggaGAGGTGGAGCCCGACGCTTCGTCCGGCAGGATATACGATGCCAACCGcccgatgctcgcggcgctggccaagACAtccggcgtggacgacgttCTGGACCTCGGTCGAGCGGTGGATGatcccggcgccctcgcgtcgctcgtggcTAGGGCGCACGCGGAGGGATGCGACGTGCTCGTCACGTCCGGGGGGGTGTCCGAGGGGGACAGGGATTACCTCAAGGAGGTTTTGCTCGGAGAGCACGGAGGTGGCATCGAAGGTGAGGTGCACTTCGGGAGGGTGATGATGAAACCGGGGAAGCCGCTGACTTTCGCCGAGGTGCAATCGAAAACAGACTGCGGCGGGAACAAGATGCTCGTTTTCGCCCTGCCCGGGAATCCGGTCAGCGCAGCGGTGACCTTCCACCTTGTCGTTGTGCCGACTTTACGGCGGATGATGGGTTGGCGCGAtccgaggctgcggcgggtCCACGTGGTCGTCTCTTCAGATTTGAAGCTCGACCCGGAGAGACCGGAGTACCATCGCGCGACGCTGGACTGGCAAGAGCA TACACGTCATCTACCAGCAGCGCACAGCACGGGCAAGCAAGTGAGCTCGAGGCTGACTAGCATgaggggcgcggaggtgctcaTGGAGCTTCCAAGGGGTCCCGGGATGGTGGCAAAGGGGACAGTGGTTTCAGCGCTCGTCATCGGAAACTTATCTTCAGCGAGCGTGCAGCTCCCGGCTATCTCGCCGGAGGTGGTGCGATGA
- a CDS encoding predicted protein, producing the protein MKPNRRGSAVSVRAAGDPPSIYGSPGSRTQIVEWLALELGQDIKSVNLNRAIMSSPEYRDVHPFGKIPACKAADGTGIFESGAIMLYLADLAGSLPTPEARGEAAAWVIWANATMWPALEASRGKCNLENLFGPVDAILADKAWLLGSELSVADVAVASYIKYGQLFFRMDIKAFPNVVRYMEQVEQREAFQSTVMGG; encoded by the coding sequence ATGAAGCCCAACCGCCGGGGATCCGCCGTCTCTGTTCGCGCAGCCGGGGATCCACCTTCCATCTACGGTTCTCCCGGAAGCCGCACGCAGATCGTGGAATGGCttgcgctcgagctcggtcAGGACATCAAGAGCGTGAACCTCAACCGCGCGATCATGTCCTCGCCCGAATACCGCGACGTGCATCCTTTCGGCAAGATTCCAGCGTGCAAGGCTGCGGACGGCACCGGGATCTTCGAGTCTGGAGCCATCATGCTGTACCTTGCTGACCTTGCTGGCTCTTTGCCAACCCCCGAGGCGAGgggcgaggccgccgcgtgggTCATCTGGGCGAACGCCACCATGTGGCCGGCGCTTGAGGCGAGCAGGGGCAAGTGCAACCTGGAAAACTTGTTCGGGCCAGTAGACGCGATCCTGGCAGATAAGGCGTGGCTCCTGGGCTCGGAGCTCTCCGTGGCTGACGTCGCGGTTGCTTCGTACATCAAGTACGGACAGCTGTTCTTTCGTATGGACATCAAGGCGTTCCCCAACGTGGTCAGGTACATGGAGCAGGTCGAGCAGAGGGAAGCTTTCCAGTCGACCGTCATGGGAGGTTAA
- a CDS encoding predicted protein, whose amino-acid sequence MVETCAMVGCFAENCDNYLTVDLEPEDFSGGSTSRSSRATEPRERVRVDVSRDMKRLRVFDGSSFEGPSPRSAKFKRRIARYFPGSATAADERLDAEARGVKEVREAPASIEVVEEPDEPPFAEAATNDEPDEKPNAAKTGDEVEPVPYSSLAALDEGMARIMKSNRKRSRDAQTLLKRAVKTKEIKFFNRIIKDFGNDKQMGFAEEAFRRIGDAGLSPTVYSYTNLLNACVRVGELDRARKVWDDMIAAGVDPNEVTYTVLVKGLAQDGLLAEAARTVRDMTAQSRAGVEGVAPNVRTFSTLLRNCVRHADPGVADECIAAMRDADVKPDVASFEYLLKARCAAMDAKGAWAVVDDMDREYLEVPPQAHAALATVSSLTGDVEKARSACEAARQAVKDNGAGTVEDDGAGELFGSRGGYGSDSDEPKAANEQVKGRKKDKRHSQQQQQQQQQEEASKSVQQFLKLRNSDALRQVEEVEKFLALGDDFVKEVAAVVNRGPESESSPVLIVEGAANVKKPLCFKEVFGNDLPVRLEVCSGHGDWVTERAQRDEGKANWLALEMRRNRIRMTWAKAVRRRLDNVALLCGMAHEMMGAHVPSGSLTEVYVNYPDPPEWVGSSQCLVDQAFLRDAHRSLKPGVGHLTLVTDDPNYAMRMCRELSKVLRLFKPTEHGGKPFKSGVPEGYGGSYFDEMWKNGRQNDRYYIRYKRV is encoded by the coding sequence ATGGTCGAAACGTGCGCCATGGTTGGTTGCTTCGCCGAGAACTGTGACAACTACCTGACGGTGGACCTAGAACCTGAAGATTTTAGCGGCGGTTCCACCagtcgctcctcgcgcgcgaccgaaCCCCGCGAGAGGGTTCGAGTCGACGTTTCGCGAGACATGAAAAGGCTCAGGGTGTTCGACGGCTCCTCGTTCGAGGGACCGTCTCCTCGGAGCGCAAAGTTCAAGCGTCGCATCGCCAGGTATTTCCCAGGaagcgcgaccgccgccgacgagagATTGGACGCGGAAGCGAGAGGGGTGAAGGAGGTCAGGGAGGCTCCCGCGAGCATTGAGGTTGTGGAAGAGCCAGATGAACCTCCCTTCGCCGAAGCAGCCACGAACGATGAGCCCGACGAGAAACCCAACGCGGCCAAGACCGGTGATGAGGTCGAGCCTGTCCCGTAcagctccctcgccgctctcgaCGAGGGGATGGCGAGGATCATGAAGAGCAACCGCAAGCGATCGAGGGACGCGCAGACGCTGCTCAAGCGCGCTGTTAAGACCAAGGAGATTAAATTCTTCAACCGTATCATCAAAGATTTCGGCAACGACAAGCAGATGGGattcgccgaggaggccttCCGGCGCATCGGTGACGCGGGCCTGTCGCCCACGGTGTACAGCTACACGAACCTTCTCAACGCgtgcgttcgcgtcggcgagctggaCAGGGCGAGGAAGGTTTGGGACGAcatgatcgccgccggcgtggatCCTAACGAAGTTACGTACACCGTGCTCGTCAAGGGTCTCGCGCAGGAcgggctcctcgccgaggcggctcgGACCGTGCGCGACATGACCGCTCAgtcccgcgccggcgtcgagggcgtcgctcCAAACGTTCGGACCTTCTCCACGCTCCTTCGAAACTGCGTCCGGCACGCGGATCCCGGCGTCGCTGACGAGTGCATCGCCGCCATGAGAGATGCGGACGTCAAACCTGACGTGGCGTCGTTCGAGTACCTTCTCAAGGCtcggtgcgcggcgatggatgCGAAAGGAGCGTGGGCGGTTGTTGACGACATGGACCGGGAGTATCTCGAGGTTCCGCCCcaggcgcacgccgcgctcgcgaccgtGTCGAGTTTGACGGGTGATGTAGAGAAGGCGAGATCGGCGTGCGAGGCTGCGCGCCAGGCGGTGAAGGACAACGGTGCGGGGACGGTTGAGGATGACGGCGCAGGCGAGTTGTTTGGGTCCAGAGGTGGGTACggcagcgacagcgacgagcCAAAGGCAGCAAACGAACAAGTCAAAGGTCGCAAGAAAGACAAAAGGCAttcgcagcagcagcagcagcagcagcagcaggaaGAAGCGAGCAAGAGCGTGCAGCAGTTCCTCAAGTTACGCAACAGCGACGCGCTACGTCAAGTTGAAGAGGTTGAGAAGTTCCTCGCCTTGGGCGATGATTTTGTCAAGGAGGTCGCTGCGGTTGTCAATCGAGGACCGGAAAGCGAGTCGTCACCTGTGCTGATAGTGGAGGGTGCTGCAAATGTGAAGAAGCCTCTCTGTTTCAAAGAAGTCTTCGGGAATGACCTACCAGTGCGCTTGGAGGTTTGTAGCGGACACGGTGACTGGGTCACGGAGCGAGCGCAGAGGGACGAGGGTAAGGCTAACTGGCTTGCGTTGGAGATGCGTCGAAACAGGATCAGGATGACCTGGGCAAAGGCCGTGCGTCGAAGGCTGGATAACGTTGCCTTGCTGTGCGGCATGGCCCACGAGATGATGGGCGCGCACGTGCCAAGCGGTTCACTGACGGAGGTGTATGTCAACTACCCAGATCCCCCTGAGTGGGTGGGTAGTTCGCAGTGCCTTGTCGACCAAGCGTTTcttcgcgacgcgcaccGGTCTCTGAAACCAGGTGTTGGTCACCTCacgctcgtcaccgacgaccCAAACTACGCCATGAGAATGTGCAGAGAACTGAGTAAGGTTCTAAGGCTATTCAAGCCCACGGAACACGGGGGGAAGCCGTTTAAGAGCGGGGTACCTGAGGGATACGGAGGATCCTACTTTGACGAAATGTGGAAAAATGGCCGGCAAAACGATAGATACTACATCCGGTACAAGCGTGTCTGA
- a CDS encoding predicted protein, with amino-acid sequence MAHVSTMMSRISITAPLHASPHRPAGAGSRRAAVTVRAGKGKGAKYRRGADDPYAKEKNKDKMEKQTKAKQSAEDGPLNSVFSKEEPKEEYFLFVRKLRVDGSGAAAPAADSDAEKKSVDEGEYSSANIGAMLGMKGPNTDGSGSKISSLGNWLPLGDVSIEAGGDLDVVVAERRRMLVKFAKVKHLKLLPVCADEKLEFGVRVQRGPPRGTDPTAVFPVATDAEHEELVWDHETMGEEGSVRAELRLMQSLPSLGKGKKNEMLSSAMDMIKRQQEQAAAMKAEREKVDDA; translated from the coding sequence ATGGCGCACGTTTCGACCATGATGTCGCGTATCTCGATCACGGCGCCGCTCCACGCTTCTCCTCATcgtcccgcgggcgccggctcgcgtcgtgcggcgGTGACGGTTCGCGCGGGCAAGGGCAAGGGCGCCAAGTACCGTcgaggcgccgacgacccgtACGCGAAGGAGAAGAACAAGGATAAGATGGAGAAGCAGACCAAGGCGAAGCAGAGCGCGGAGGATGGACCGCTGAACTCCGTGTTTTCAAAGGAGGAACCCAAGGAGGAGTATTTCCTGTTCGTCCGTAAGCTCAGGGTCGACGGGTCCGGGGCagccgcacccgccgccgactccgacgccgaAAAGAaatccgtcgacgagggaGAGTACTCCAGCGCCAATATCGGCGCCATGTTGGGCATGAAGGGGCCGAACACGGATGGATCCGGGTCCAAAATTTCCAGCCTCGGTAACTGGCTGCCATTGGGCGACGTGTCGATCGAGGCTGGCGGGGATCTCGACGTAGTGGTGGCGGAGCGTAGGCGGATGCTGGTGAAGTTCGCCAAGGTGAAGCATCTGAAGCTACTCCCGGTGTGCGCCGATGAGAAGCTTGAGTTCGGCGTGCGAGTTCAGCGAGGACCGCCTCGTGGCACTGACCCAACCGCGGTATTTCCGGTGGCGACAGACGCCGAGCACGAGGAGCTGGTCTGGGACCATGAGACTATGGGCGAGGAGGGGAGCGTTCGCGCGGAGCTTCGGCTGATGCAGTCGCTGCCAAGCCTCGGCAAGGGCAAGAAGAACGAGATGCTATCCTCGGCGATGGACATGATCAAGAGGCAGCAGGAGcaggccgcggcgatgaaagCGGAGCGAGAGAAGGTGGATGACGCTTAG